A stretch of DNA from Bacillus sp. Marseille-Q1617:
GGTTCCATACTTAGAAATCCTTAAGCGGGGAGGGGGCATTCTTTCAACAGTAGGAGCTACCCGTGAAGCATCTGAAGAAGAACTGCTTAAAAAAGCCCGCTTCCACCTCGACAGGATGATTTCGTACGGAGTAACCACCGTCGAAGCGAAAAGCGGCTACGGCCTCGACAAAGAAACGGAGCTAAAGCAGCTCCGTGTGGCAAAAAAATTAAACGAAGAACACGCAGCGGACTTAGTGTCGACTTTCTTAGGAGCACACGCAATCCCGCCGGAATACAAAGAACGTTCAGATGAATTCTTACAGGAAATGCTTAAGTTGCTCGCAGACATTGAAAAAGAAAACCTAGCAGAATTCGTCGACATCTTCTGTGAAACAGGCGTTTTCACTGTCGAGCAGTCCCGCAAATTCCTAAAAGCGGCAAAAGAAAAAGGCTTCTCCGTAAAAATTCATGCCGATGAAATCGACCCGCTCGGCGGAACGGAAATGGCCACTGAAATCGGAGCCACAAGCGGAGATCATTTGGTAGGAGCATCTGAAAAAGGAATCCAAGCACTGGGAGCAACAGACACCATCGCCGTCCTCTTACCTGGTACATCCTTCTACTTGAACAAAGGAAAGTTTGCCAACGCTCGAGGAATGCTGGAAGCGGGAGCGGCCATCGCACTGTCAACGGACTTCAACCCGGGCAGCTCGCCTACAGAGAACCTGCAGTTCATCATGAACCTGGCATCGCTGCAGCTGAAAATGACCCCGGAAGAAATCTGGAACGCGGTGACGGTCAACTCTGCATACGCCATCAACAGAGGAGAACAGGCAGGCAAGCTCATAAAAGGGCGCAAAGCCGACATCGTCCTCTGGGATGCACCAAACTATCACTATGTTCCATATCATTACGGAGTGAACCACACTCATACTGTCATGAAAAACGGATGCATCATATACCGCAAGGAGAAGCTTCATGAGCATATTTCAACACATTAAGCCGGCAGGGAAAGCACAGTTCAAGGACCGGTACACAACGAAGGCAGCAGAGCTGCTGACACCGTACACAGAAGGCTCAAAAGGGGATGTCGCCATAATAGGCGCACCCCTTTCCAAGCCGTCCATCTCTCACTCGGGAGCGAGCTTTGCACCAGATGCCATTAGAAGATGCCTTAACTCCTTCACGACGTATAATATCGAAGAAGAAGCGGACATCAGCAACAAAACCATCATCGATTTCGGCGACATTGCCATGCACCCGACATCAATCGAAGAGTGCCACCAGAGAATCTATCAATCAACCAAAGAAGTCGCACAAGCCCAAGCGGCACCTTTAACCATCATTCTCGGCGGGGATCACTCCATCACCACATCAACCGTGAAAGCAATCAAAGAAACAATAGGGACGGTAGGGGTCATCCAACTCGATGCCCACCATGATCTGAGAAACACGGAAGACGGAGGACCTACCAACGGCACGCCATTCAGAAGATTGATAGAAGAAGGACATCTGAAAGGCGAGCATCTGATCCAAATCGGGATCCGCAACTATGCGAATGCCAAAGCTTATCACGACTACGCCATCCAAAAAGGCGTATCTGTCCACACCATGAAGGACGTCAGGCAACGCCCAATCACAGAACTGATCCAGTCAGCCCTAACCCGGCTGGACACTCAAGTCGACACCATCTACCTATCCGTCGACATGGACGTCCTCGACCAGGCATACGCTCCCGGCTGCCCGGCAATCGGCCCTGGCGGAATGGATCCGGATACACTCGCAGAAGCGGTCCAGCAGTCAATAAAACACCCGAAAGTCCAAACCATGGACATCGTGGAAATCGACCCGACGCTTGATATCCGGGATATGACGAGCAGAATTGCCAGCTTGCTTATTGTCAATTCACTAATAAAGTAAGATGAACAAAAAGTGTATCTCTTCGTCATGGGATACACTTTTTAAATTTGTTTTAAAATATGAGACATTTAATCGCTTTTATCGTCTAACATGTAATGGAAATCAATTAATTTATTTCCTCCTATATATGAATTTTTTTATTGTTAATGTAAGGAGCCAAGAAAATCAATTTGGGAAAGAAAGACTTAATCACCCTGTATAATGAATGTCTTGTAGTAACTTTCAAATAATCAAGTGAAAGGGGGAGTCCTTCATTTGGAAGATACACATAAGAATCACTTGATTGAGTCACTGATCGATGAATATGAAATATCTATAACGAAGCTGGCTTACTTTTATGTTCAGGATTGGCCGGCCGCTCAGGACATCTGCCAGGATGTCTTTATTAAAGTATATGATGCACTGGACCAATTCAACCATCAGTCGTCCTATAAAACATGGATTTATCGCATTGCCATTAATAAATGTAAGGATTATAAGAAATCAGCTTATTTCAGAAAAAGTACAGTCGTAGATAAATTTCATAGATTCTTTAATAAAGAGATTGCGGCTACTCCAGAACAAGTCCTGCTTCAAACAGAGGAACAGACCAGTTTATCAGCACAAATCTTTACCCTTCCAGTCAAATATAGAGAAATCATCCTATTGTATTATTATGAAGAACTGACAACCCGGGAAATCAGTGAACTGCTGAATATCAACTCCTCTACAGTCCGTACCAGATTAGAAAGAGGAAGACAGAAGCTGAAAACGATGCTGGAAAGGAGGGATAAGGATGAATAACGAAAGGGACCCTTTATTCACCCTCAAAGAAGATTTGGACAAAGAATTATTCGATAAAATAGAAATTACCAGTCAGAAGAGGCGCATCATGTCAAAGATTCATCATCATCACCCTAAAAAGAAAATAAACTGGTATATATTCTTGAATATCGGTGTGATTGCAGCCTTTATTTGCCTGCTCTCGATACTTGGAAGCAGTTACCTTTCAAACGAAGAATTAACTGAGGAAGACCCGGGTGAAGAAATACAGATACCTGATAAACCGGATCAGCCCTCCACGTTTATACCAGAAGATGACTTAAAGGACGAAATAAAAAAGGAGAAAAGAGAGCTCCGAAAAAAGGAACAGCCTGCGGTAGAAGACGATAAAACCGATCCTGCTCCATCAAATGAAGATGAAGAGGAAGAATCTGAAAAAGAAGAACCAAAGCAAAGGGGAACAACCAGCCCGGCACCACCTTTCGATTTCTCTTTTATTCTTCAAAATCCAACTGCATTTAAAGCTGAAGCGTCACAAGGCATATTGCATGGAGTAAATATAGTCATTGGAGAATCATTTGATAGTATAACTGAAAAGTACGGAAATCTTCCGTTTGCAAGCGGGACGGAAGGAGGATATAAACATAATTTAGGCAGTGATTATTTATTGACTTTTGACGAAAAAGGAGATGGAATCCTTCATAGGGTGGAAGTTAAAAGGAGAACGGTTACAAATCTGACAGTGGAACAAATGGTGAATGCTCTGGGTATCCCCTACTTTTACCACGATGCGATGTCAACAGGAGAAATTTATATGGCATACATTTACGGGGATTATCAATTGACAATGAGGGTGGAGGGAGACGTTGAACTCAGGCAGAGAGATACAAACGCAGATCTTGATGTAGTGTTTGTAGATTCCGCTGCAAAACTTACTACACTCCAGCTAAGTAGAAAATGGCTCGATGAAACGTTATTGAATAAAAACACCGAGATTGGTGCTCGAGAAGAATAGATTCCCCCGTCCTTCCTTTAAGGTCGTTAGCTAATTATTAAGGTTTTTACCAAACAAAAGCCCCTCCCTCTGATTTAAAAGTGGGAGGGGCGTTCACCATTAATCAAGTTTATTAATCAATTCCTTTTTAGCTTCCTTACTCTGGGTAGTATACTCTTCTTTACCATTTAAATAAAAATCTTCACCACATTCAGTTTGGGTGACTTGTACATCCACGTAGCCAATTTCTTTTCCGTCTGCCCCCGTGTTGCCTCCAACACCTCGTTCATGCACACAGTACGAATCAATTTCCTTTCGCTTCCCTGCCTGATCTATATAGTAATATTTATTATTCACTTCGTATGTAGCTGCTTTTGGAAGATACGGTTCCTTTCTTGAGGTTAAGGCATAACCATACGTTGAATAATCGGTTTGATGTAAGGTTTCGATTTCTGTTGTTTCTATGGGAAATACAGCAAATTCTCCTTCTTTTTTCAATTTGGGGGCACCTGGGATATTAAAGAAAACAGTGAAGGAGCCTTCGTATCCTTCAGGGATTAAATAAATATGATTAGTCAACCCTGGTGAGGTACAACCACCAAGGCTCAATGCTGCAATCAATAATAAGAATAATTTTTTCAATTGTCTGCCTCTCTTTATATAAATATAATTCCATTATAAGGATTTTATATGAAAGAAAAACAGGCCTTTTCAACCATCTTATAAGTAATCTTTGTTATGGTTCTAACAAGCCTTAAACTAAAAAAGAACCTCCTCCTGAGGTTTATACCTTCAGAAGAGGCTCTCTTTTTATAGTCCTGAAATGTGGCCGCCCTTAATGTCATAACCGGAATGAATTTCTTTCATCCCGATTACTTGAAGAAAATGCTGAAGCTTCTTCATGCATAGTGCTTCTGTTTCATTAACCACATCGAATCGATCGATGACTGCACATTTTTTGGTTTTTAGATACGTTACATTGTTGGTTTGGCTGCGGGAATAGGTATCGTTGGCAATGGAGTAGGTGGATGCTGATGCTTCACCGATTTTGGTATCGCCTTGTGTGAACTCGAAATGGAATTGAATCGACAAATCTACATCGGAATATAGAGGATTTACTTTCATGTTGATATCTTTCATCATGAAGCCCCCTTTCTTTTATTGTACTTTTATCCTACCACAAAAGTTTTTAAAGTGTATTTCGACTCATAATCGGTACGGAAGCAAATTTTTAGGGAATATGTGCAGAAAGTGATGTTTTCCTTCTTTTGTATAACTATAGGAATATTCCTACATGAATATATTAAGTAAAGTGATGATTTACTGGTTAGGGGGATTGGAACGGTGTCTGATGAGAAACATGTGGAAAAGGAAGAGGCTGAATTTAAGAAGAAAAAAACTTCCCAAATGGGAAGTTTTAAATTAAGTAATTAATGAGCACTTCCAGGAAGTTCCAGCTTTTGAACGGTTGCCGCTGCTTCCTCGGTGGTATTGCTTGAAAAACCTGCAACGCCAAGAAGAAGAATTGAAGCGGTTAGAATGGCAAGAAAATGTTTTTTCATGGGTCTTTCCTCCCTTTCTTATTGAACTTAATATTCGATAAGATTGATGATATATATGTTATTATAATTAAAGCACATATTCAATCTTTATTAAATTTGAGTGTAATGCCAAAATACCTATTTATTTTAATATTACATAGTTAATACACCTATTTTCATCAAAAAATATAACTCTAGGCATATTTAGAGGAGGATGTAAATGGACTTCACGGCCGTTGGAAAAAAAATTAAGGAACTAAGAAAAAATAGTGGACTTTCTCAAGAGGATCTTGCAGAAGGAGTCTGTACTCAGGCGCAAATAAGTAAAATTGAAAAGGGAGATGTGTTTCCTTACGCTTCTACATTATATCAAATTTCGCAAAAATTAGGGGTGGATGTAAATTATTTCTTTGATATCGGCACCACGCCAAGGTTAGATTATGTACAAGAGGTTTTTCAACAACTTCAGATTCTCAGAAGGAATTTGAAATTTGAAGAAATGATGGAGATTGTGAGAGCGGAGGAGGATAACCCTTTATTCATCCAAAATAATAAAAACCACCAACTCTTATTATGGCATAAAGGAATATATTTATATGAAGTAAAAAAAGATCTGGATGCTTCGGTGAAAACTCTTCGAGAGGCAATCAGCATTACAAATGAAAAAGGGAAGCTTCTTCAAGAGAGAGAATTAGAAATTCTTTTATCACTAGGGGCAATTTATTTTTACGAAGATTTGGATAAGGCTTTGGAAGTTTTTGAAGAGATTGAAGATCACTTGCACCTTTTACCTCATTTAAATAACTACACCATTAAAACAAGGCTTTATTATAACCTGGCAAGGACACTAACGAGGCTAAAAAGAATAGAAGAATCAAATAAATATTGCAAAAATGCCATTAAGTGGGCACTTCACAAAGATAGTTTGTACTTATTAGGAGAATTACACTATCACTTCGGTTATAACTTAGAATTATTAGAAAAGCCGGAGCAAGCCAAATCGTATATGGAAAAAGCCCTTATAGTCTTCGAACTTCAACAGGATGATAAATATACCCAGTTCATTAAAGGGAAAATTAAAGAACTAACTGCAAATTCGTAACGTTCTACTAACGTCCTGTGTGTTGATGGAACACTATCATGAAAAAAAGGAGATATCAGCATCTTAATTGGCTGATATCTCCTTTTTTGCTATTAAAAAAATTAATAAAATCTCTTAAAACTATCAAACTTAGATTTCCAATATGGATTATTTAAGCTGCTGATTTCAACACCGTTATCTCCAGCATGAATGAATTGCTCATCTCCAATATAAATTCCTACGTGAGAGATTCCCTTCTTATATGTATTTTCAAAAAATACAAGGTCCCCTAATTCAGGTTTGTCTACGTAATAAGACCGGTTAAAGTACCCTTCACTGGATTGACGCTTGATATCATATCCAGCCTCATTAAATACATGATAGATATAACCGCTGCAATCAAAACCGCTTGAGGAAGATCCTCCCCATTTATAAGGTGCCCCTAAATGGGCAAGGGCCTCAGAAGTAATCTCAGAATCCGGTCCTGGAGCAACTTTCTCACTGTCTTGCGAATGGGAAGTCTGCTGCTTGGCTACCTCCAGCTTCTGCCCTATGTGAATGACATCGGATTTAAGGTTATTCCATTGTTTGATATCCTGAACGGAGACAGAGAATTCTCTGCTGATCTTGTATAGTGTGTCGCCCGACTTAACAGAATATGAAACATTTTGTGGCTTAGAGACTGGTGGTACATTATTTTCATTTTTTGTTGTATCTTCCTCTGTTTTTGATGGTTCTTTTACTTGCGATGATGTAGAAGCGGATACTGTTAATTTCTGACCTGGATAAATAATATGCGAGGAAATTTGATTCCACTTTTTCAGGTCACTTAAAGAGATAGAATGAGAGTTAGCAATTCTTATAAGTGTGTCACCGGACTTAATAGTATAAGTCTTGCCGTTCTCAGCCACGGGCACGGCAGGAGGAGACGGTTTAGGATCAGTAGGCACCGAAGCTGGGTTCTTAGTCACAACTAGCTGCTGTCTAGGAAAAATGACTGTATTTCGAAGGTTATTCATCTGCTTTAACTCGGATATACTTACGTCATATTTCTTTGATATTGACCATAAGGTGTCACCCGGTTCGACTTTGTGGGTATTGGCAGAGGCTTGAGCAGCGAAAGAAGCAGAAATAACTGCAGTAGTAGCTACAGTAAATAACATTTTTTTCACATGTACTTCTCCTTTTTTGTCATAGATTGTTAAATATATTGTTATTTTATCACAGTTGGTATAAAAAATGGTTTTGAATTCAGAAAAAACATCTCTAAATATAGTTAAATTTAACTAGTTTCATTTTTGTATCTATACAACTTATAAAATACCATAAAATACCTATATAGTAATTTTATTATAACTATTTAATTTTTATATAAAATGCATTAACATGTTAAAAGTTAGGTATTTTTGGAACTTAATAGAAATTATTTAGGAGATTGGATTCATGAAGAAATATTTAATGATTGTTGTATTAGTAGTATCTTTTTTAGGAACGGGCAGTAAGGAAGTTAATGCTGAGGTATTTAATTATGATAGGATCGGCGGGGAAGATAGATTCGAAGTAGCTGTAAATTTATCAAAAAAATACTGGCCGGAGTCAGCGGAGGTTGTTGTTTTATCCAATTATAATGCTTTTGCTGACGCTTTGGCGGCAGGTCCGTTAGCTTTTAAACATAATGCGCCTGTGTTATTGACACATCCTGATAAACTAACTTTAACAACCAAGGAAGAGTTAAACAGACTATCCCCCTCTAAAGTCATAATTGCTGGAGGAACAGGGAGTGTCTCGGTGCAAATTGAAAAAGAACTTCGTGGGATGGGCATCAAGATTATAAGGTATGGGGGAAGAGACAGATTCGAAGTAGCTGTAAACATTGCAAAAGAATTCAGTAGCCCCAAATCAGCCATTCTTGCAAACAGCCAAGCGTTCGCAGATGCTTTGTCCGTTTCACCCTATGCCTCTCGGAATGGAATACCGATTCTGTTAACTCGTCCGAACAAGTTAGGGGAAGAGACTAAACACTATATTAAAGAGAGTAACATTCAACATACATATGTAATCGGAGGGACGGGGAGCGTAAGTAATTCCGTTCAACAAGATTTGCCTTCTCCCACAAGAATCGGAGGCAAGGATCGATATGAAGTAGCATCAAAAATATTTGAGCAATTCAATTTGGATAAAAACGGTGCCTTCATTGCTACAGGCTTAACGTTTGCAGATGCCCTTACAGGTTCGGTACCTGCAGCGAAAGAAAATACTGCAATATTATTAACGAAACCAAACAGTCTACCTGAGTCATCTCTAACAGCAATAACAAGAAATAATGTTAGCGGCTTTTTGTTGCTGGGCGGTCAAGGATCTGTTGGAGAAGAAATTGAATATCAGTTGTTTCATCGGAATTCCTCCACTGTTCCAGTGGTATATTTTGTACCGCATGCAGATGATGAAGTGTTATCGTATGCTGTAGATATTAGAAATATGATTAGGGAAGGAAGACCAACCTACTTAGTGTTAATGTCTCAAGGGGAAGATTCTTTTGCAAGAAGCATTCAAAATGGCTTCTATGATGGTAAGGATGTTTTACCTTTTGAGCAGGGTATGCCACTTTTTTGCCATTGGCATAAAAGGTATCATGACCCCATCGAAGAAAGTTATCTCCATGGACATATAGATGTTGAAACCTTTGGGGAATTAAGGGAAGAAGATTTCTTCAGAGCAACTAGAGCTTTGGGGGTCCCTGAGGAAAATATCTTTTCACACGCTCTTTCAAAGAATGAATTCACTAGCGAAAATATAGAGGGGATTATTAAAGAATATATTGGAAAATATCCTAGTGCAGATTTTAAAACAATGTCTAAGTTTGATGGGCATATTCAACATGCATTGATCGGCAGCACATTAGAAGAAATGGAACAAAAAAATGAACTGTACCCATTTCAAACATCATACTTTGTTTCTATGTATACTGATCGTTTTTCTTCTATTAATATACCTTATAAAAATGTGGTAATCACATTAAGTAATCATTTAGATGAATCATATATTAAAAAGGGGATAAACGAGTACAAACTTTTTGAGCCGGAGAATGGTTTGTATGGTAATGGCTATCATTCTGTGATGTCACAGTTTAATGCTTTAGAAAAACAAATGTTCACGAAAATCCATAAGTAGAGTTTTTTAGTAAGTAATATTTATGAAACAGAATGATAATTTTTTATTTTAAAGTGGTTGCGGTAAAATAATAAGGCTGACATTTATAGAAACACCTTTTAGAAAGGAGAATATGCATGAGTCGAATTTTAGTAACTGGTGGGGCAGGGTTTATAGGATCCCACTTAGTGGATGCGCTTTTAAATAGAAACGAAAAGGTTATTGTAATTGATAACCTTTCAATGGGAGATGAAAACAACCTGCCCCAGGATAATAATATTACTTTTATTAAAGGAGATTTGTCTGATCCAGAGTTAGTAAACACCTTATTCAGTAAATATACTATCAAAACAATTTTTCATTTAGGCGCTGTTGCAAGTGTAGTTGCTTCTATAGAAAAACCATCAGAAACACATAGAACAAATATGGATGGAACTTTAATTTTATTAGAAGCAGCAAAAAAATATGGTGTGGGTCGCTTTATTTTTGCTTCTTCAGCTGCGATTTTTGGTGACGAGCCAACCTTGCCTAAATCAGAAGAATCGACAATCAAACCTCTCACGCCATATGCAATTGACAAGTATGGGTCTGAACAATATGTAATTGCTTATAACAGACTGTATCATTTACCTACCACGGTTTTGAGGTTCTTTAATGTTTTTGGTAACAGGCAGAACCCTTCCTCCCCATACTCGGGAGTTGTATCTATTCTCACGGATAAATTTAAAAAACTCAAAAATAATGAGGAAGATTCATTTATCTTATATGGGGAAGGAGATCAAACAAGAGATTTCATTCATGTGAAAGATGTAGTTAAAGCTCTTATATTGGTCATGGAAAGAGAAGCGGCTGTAGGGGAGATATTTAACTTGGGAACAGGTATTTCTACTAGTTTAAAACAGCTTATAGAAATATATGAAAGAGCTACAGGGCTATCTCTTCCAATTATTGAAAAAGAAGAAAGATCTGGAGACATTAAGTATTCGTACACCAGTATAGAAAAAATAAAAGCTATTGGATATACTCCTGATTATTCCCTAGAAGAAGGTATTAAGATTTATTGGGATAAGGAATGTAGTTGATTTTACTTATAAATTTTTACCATAAAGCTTTGTTAAACACTGCTGTTGATTTTCGGGGTGCCCACCGCTCTAAATGTGGTCTTGCATGTTTAGTTTCAAGACCTTGGGGACAGTAAATGAGAATAATCAGCAACATGAATATATAAAAACATTCATATTGAAATAATAAAAGTCATTCTGAGGAGTGACTTTTTTATTTTTACCTAAATTCGACATAAACCCCTACTAATTACACAATTTCGAGTAATTTCTATTTTTATATTTACAATCTTTGTAAGCTTAGATAGTATTAACATTGTAAAATGTGTAACAAAAATTTAATGGAGTGATAAATAAATGAAAAATAAGATTGCAGCATCCTTGCTTTCATCTTTCCTATTACTAACTGCTTGTGGAACACAGGAAACAAAAGTGGAAGAAAATAGCACTTCAGGAAGTAGTGAAGTTACCGATAATAAGGAAGAGACTAAAATGGTCACTTATAATGGATTAGCTGATCCTCACACCATGGAAGTTGAAATGGATGGAGAAATTAAGTCAATCCAATTCAATCCGGATATCCTTGACCAAATTGAAGAAATGGAAGAAGGAAAAGAATATCAGTTGAAGGTAAAAGAAAATGAAAAAGGCCAGATCGAATTAGTAGAAATAATGAAATAAAATGATGGAGGTAAAGGATATTGGGTTTTTTAAGAAAAACAGTTGTATCAGTTGTTAGTGCCAGTGTGATTTTAGCTTATTCTCCTATTTCAGAAGCCAGTGCATCGACTATTTCAGTAAAATTGAAAAATTATATTGGCAACAGAACTAGTCTTGTAGTAAACAGTCAAGGTACATATAAACTAGAAAATAATAATAAAAGATTTTCTGGTGATGATCGCTATGAGGTGGCGGAAAATGTCGCAAGTAACGGCTGGGATACAGCTGAAACAGTGTTTGTTGTCAACTCATTAGCATTTGCTGATGCGCTTGCTGCGTCACCACTTGCCTACAAATATAATGCACCTATTCTATTAACCAGAGCAGGAGATATTCCTGAGTCTACGTTCAATAAAATTAAAACACTTCAACCGAATAAGATTATCATTGTCGGTGGTACTGGAAGTGTAAATGGGACAGTTGAAAATAAATTAAAGTCCATTACAGGTAATGTCTCCCGTATTGATGGGAAAGATCGTTTCGAGGTATCAAAAAAAATTGCACAAAACCTCGGAGCGTCAAGTGATGCGTTTCTTACCAACGGATTGATCTTTTCGGATGCCTTGGCTATAGCACCTTATGCTGCAAAGAATGAGATCCCTATCCTTCTTACTAGGAAAGATAGTATACCGGCTCCTACTTATGAAGCTATAAAGGGGAAATCTGAGGTAACGGTTATTGGCGGTACCGGAAGTGTGAATAATAATGTTTATAATAGTGCAAAAGCGACTAAACGAATTGATGGTAAAGATCGTTATGAAGTTTCAGCAAATATCGTAAAAGAGTTAAACATCAATTCAACTATGGCATATGTATCAAACGGATTAACGTTTGCTGATGCATTAACGGGCTCAGTGCTGGCTGCTAAAAATGGTTCGCCGTTGTTATTGACAAGAGCTGATAATCTGCCTGATGTTATTAAAAGTTTAATAGATAACAAGGCTTATAACGTATTCAACATTTTAGGTGGTCCTGCTTCTGTTGAAGAGAAAGTGGTTAATCAGCTGCCAAATGAATTTAAACTGCAGGCTGGAACGGATTATGTCGTGAAAAATGAATCTGGAAGACTAGCAATGTATCAAGGCAGCACGAAGGTTGCGGATTTTGGTCAATCTAATTTTGTGTTGGCACCATCATCATACTCAACTTCTAATGTACTTACAATCAAAGGTAGTGCAGAAAGACAATATCTGGGCAAGATGCAATTTACTTCAGAATCTGAAAAATACGTTAGACCAATAAACATTAACATCCCTTTTGAAGATTACCTAAAAAGTGTAGTTCCGAGAGAATCGCCAACCTATTACCATATGGAAGCATTAAAAGCCCAAGCGGTTGCTGCGCGTACCTTTGCCATTCGCAAAAAAGAGCAAACAGTTTTGGATGATCAAAGCTTTCAAGTCTATGGCGGATACGAATGGCACTCCAGAACTAATCAGGCAGTTGAAGATACGAGAGGGCAAGTACTCAGGTACAAAGGAGACTTAATTACAGCTTCATTTTCTTCGAGTAATGGTGGTTATACAGCAACCAATAAAGATGAATGGGGCTATGAAAACCCGGGTTATTTCCAGAATGTAAATGATCCATATGATACTTATTCATGGGATTTAAAAGTACCAAAAACGGCTATCAGTGACGACACTATCATAAAAACATCAGAAGAAAAAACAACTTATAGTAATATCACCTTAGACGCAGCTTTAAAGAATCCAGGCTGGTGGTGGGATGCTGTCAGTGAATCTAAAACAGTTTATTTAGATGAAACTCAAAAAACAGCGCCGCTTATTGATAATATTAAGAGCTATTTATATAAAGGTAGTTATATAAATAAAGAAATAAAGATTAAGTCAATCTCCAGTTATGTAATAGATCCTGAGAAAAATGAGGGCCAAAGAAGTATAAGCGGTTCTTTAAGAGTTAAGTTTTATATGAAAGAAAAAGGCACAAACAATTACTATCTTGAAACAGATGGAAAATTAAAAGAATATGAAGAAACGATTGAGGCTTCTGCAACTGATTTAAGATATTTG
This window harbors:
- a CDS encoding NAD-dependent epimerase/dehydratase family protein, with the protein product MSRILVTGGAGFIGSHLVDALLNRNEKVIVIDNLSMGDENNLPQDNNITFIKGDLSDPELVNTLFSKYTIKTIFHLGAVASVVASIEKPSETHRTNMDGTLILLEAAKKYGVGRFIFASSAAIFGDEPTLPKSEESTIKPLTPYAIDKYGSEQYVIAYNRLYHLPTTVLRFFNVFGNRQNPSSPYSGVVSILTDKFKKLKNNEEDSFILYGEGDQTRDFIHVKDVVKALILVMEREAAVGEIFNLGTGISTSLKQLIEIYERATGLSLPIIEKEERSGDIKYSYTSIEKIKAIGYTPDYSLEEGIKIYWDKECS
- a CDS encoding cell wall-binding repeat-containing protein, coding for MGFLRKTVVSVVSASVILAYSPISEASASTISVKLKNYIGNRTSLVVNSQGTYKLENNNKRFSGDDRYEVAENVASNGWDTAETVFVVNSLAFADALAASPLAYKYNAPILLTRAGDIPESTFNKIKTLQPNKIIIVGGTGSVNGTVENKLKSITGNVSRIDGKDRFEVSKKIAQNLGASSDAFLTNGLIFSDALAIAPYAAKNEIPILLTRKDSIPAPTYEAIKGKSEVTVIGGTGSVNNNVYNSAKATKRIDGKDRYEVSANIVKELNINSTMAYVSNGLTFADALTGSVLAAKNGSPLLLTRADNLPDVIKSLIDNKAYNVFNILGGPASVEEKVVNQLPNEFKLQAGTDYVVKNESGRLAMYQGSTKVADFGQSNFVLAPSSYSTSNVLTIKGSAERQYLGKMQFTSESEKYVRPININIPFEDYLKSVVPRESPTYYHMEALKAQAVAARTFAIRKKEQTVLDDQSFQVYGGYEWHSRTNQAVEDTRGQVLRYKGDLITASFSSSNGGYTATNKDEWGYENPGYFQNVNDPYDTYSWDLKVPKTAISDDTIIKTSEEKTTYSNITLDAALKNPGWWWDAVSESKTVYLDETQKTAPLIDNIKSYLYKGSYINKEIKIKSISSYVIDPEKNEGQRSISGSLRVKFYMKEKGTNNYYLETDGKLKEYEETIEASATDLRYLFGTMYYRSTYTPSVENNSDSFTIHGKGFGHGVGMSQQGANNRANGYNGLPKQTYKQILDFYYPNTTLGN